In a genomic window of Halobiforma lacisalsi AJ5:
- a CDS encoding cupin domain-containing protein, with product MSYRKVNYEDVDQVSSAMHFLSDPLETEQVGVTVARCDPGWNSKPHDHTDNDHEEVYVLIEGEATVVVDDEPVEMETGDALWIPPESTRQIRNGDAESAFVLVSAPSIGDDEGGDDEWLLSGFAG from the coding sequence ATGAGCTACCGGAAGGTCAACTACGAGGACGTCGACCAGGTCTCGAGCGCGATGCACTTCCTGTCGGACCCGCTCGAGACCGAACAGGTGGGGGTCACCGTCGCTCGCTGTGACCCGGGCTGGAACAGCAAACCCCACGACCACACGGACAACGACCACGAGGAGGTGTACGTACTCATCGAGGGCGAGGCGACGGTCGTCGTCGACGACGAACCGGTCGAGATGGAGACCGGTGACGCCCTCTGGATCCCACCGGAGTCGACGCGCCAGATCCGCAACGGGGACGCCGAGAGCGCGTTCGTGCTCGTAAGCGCGCCGAGCATCGGGGACGACGAGGGTGGCGACGACGAGTGGCTGCTCTCCGGGTTCGCCGGCTGA
- the nikR gene encoding nickel-responsive transcriptional regulator NikR: protein MAVVSVSMPDELLERLDQFAEEHGYTGRSEVVREASRNLLGEFEDTRLEDRELMGIVTVLFDYETTSVEERMMHLRHEHEDLVASNFHSHVGDHYCMELFVLEGELEDISTFVGKIRATQDALTVDYSVIPVDDFDPIAQDH from the coding sequence ATGGCAGTCGTAAGCGTCTCGATGCCGGACGAACTCCTCGAACGGCTGGACCAGTTCGCCGAAGAACACGGCTACACCGGCCGCAGCGAAGTCGTCCGGGAGGCCTCCCGGAACCTGCTCGGCGAGTTCGAGGACACCCGACTCGAGGACCGCGAACTCATGGGGATCGTCACCGTCCTGTTCGACTACGAGACCACGAGCGTCGAGGAGCGGATGATGCACCTGCGACACGAACACGAGGACCTCGTGGCCTCGAACTTCCACAGCCACGTCGGCGACCACTACTGTATGGAACTGTTCGTGCTGGAGGGCGAACTCGAGGATATCTCGACGTTCGTCGGGAAGATCCGGGCGACCCAGGACGCGCTGACGGTCGACTATTCCGTGATCCCGGTCGACGACTTCGATCCGATCGCACAGGATCACTGA
- a CDS encoding creatininase family protein has product MYLPHRTWPELAERVDEESLAVVPLGSTEQHGPHLPEGTDYLIAEALAREAVDRTGFLCTPPLPIGVSSHHRQFHGTMWVEPPVFRDFVESFSRNLTYHGIDRIVYVNAHGGNVSHLREVGRRLHEDGTAYAIEWMWDESIPDLIEEVFETPGPHGGPKETAMIMHIAEELVRKDRLEDARDGGATFDYDAERVHGATTFYDAVENSPNGVFGDQTDATPEVGAELFEAATDQLVALLEWLDERPLEGLLPDSHVEPRPRDGS; this is encoded by the coding sequence ATGTACCTGCCGCACCGAACCTGGCCCGAACTCGCGGAGCGTGTCGACGAGGAGTCGCTGGCCGTCGTGCCGCTGGGGTCGACCGAACAGCACGGCCCCCATCTCCCGGAGGGAACCGACTACCTGATCGCCGAGGCACTCGCGCGGGAGGCGGTCGATCGGACGGGATTCCTCTGTACGCCGCCGCTCCCGATCGGGGTGAGCTCCCACCACCGGCAGTTCCACGGGACGATGTGGGTCGAGCCGCCGGTCTTCCGGGACTTCGTCGAGAGCTTCTCGCGGAACCTCACGTACCACGGGATCGACCGGATCGTCTACGTCAACGCCCACGGCGGCAACGTTTCCCACCTCCGGGAGGTCGGCCGCCGGCTCCACGAGGACGGGACCGCCTACGCCATCGAGTGGATGTGGGACGAGTCGATCCCCGACCTGATCGAAGAGGTCTTCGAGACTCCCGGTCCCCACGGCGGCCCCAAGGAAACCGCGATGATCATGCACATCGCCGAGGAACTGGTCCGGAAGGACCGCCTCGAGGACGCCCGCGATGGCGGGGCGACGTTCGACTACGACGCCGAGCGCGTCCACGGCGCGACGACGTTCTACGACGCCGTCGAGAACAGCCCGAACGGCGTCTTCGGTGACCAGACCGACGCGACTCCCGAGGTCGGCGCGGAGTTGTTCGAGGCCGCGACCGACCAGCTCGTCGCGTTACTCGAGTGGCTCGACGAACGACCGCTCGAGGGGTTGCTGCCGGATTCCCACGTCGAACCGCGGCCAAGGGATGGTTCGTGA
- a CDS encoding Lrp/AsnC family transcriptional regulator, whose translation MSSFELDDVDRGILHLLQEDARDNSPATIAEEVGVAPNTVRNRIERLEEHGVIEGYHPQIDYERAGYQLRVIFVCTVPISERRTFADEAFDIDGVVRVVEVLSGRENLAVEAVAEDSDGVTGIASDLEDLGCEIADEWFVKNERVQPFDHFGIDVADE comes from the coding sequence ATGAGTTCCTTCGAACTCGACGACGTGGATCGCGGGATCCTCCACTTGCTCCAGGAGGACGCCCGCGACAACTCCCCGGCGACGATCGCCGAGGAGGTCGGGGTGGCACCGAACACGGTCCGGAACCGGATCGAGCGCCTGGAGGAACACGGCGTGATCGAGGGATATCACCCACAGATCGACTACGAACGGGCGGGCTACCAGTTGCGCGTTATTTTCGTCTGTACCGTCCCGATCTCGGAGCGCCGGACGTTCGCGGACGAGGCGTTCGACATCGACGGGGTCGTTCGGGTCGTCGAAGTTCTCTCGGGTCGGGAGAACCTGGCCGTCGAGGCCGTCGCGGAGGACAGCGACGGCGTAACCGGCATCGCCAGCGACCTCGAGGACCTGGGCTGTGAGATCGCGGACGAGTGGTTCGTCAAAAACGAGCGCGTGCAACCGTTCGACCACTTCGGGATCGACGTGGCGGACGAGTGA
- a CDS encoding response regulator, whose product MSADTQCDVLLVEDDPGDATLVEEAFAATAGDTRLRVADDGYEALHYLKRAGNADPNALPDLALVDLQLPGKDGCELLEAIRADPQLRCLPVIMLTGSDDADDVRRCYEASANAYLTKPTDLDGYVGVAELIERFWFDHVQLPPVSQSP is encoded by the coding sequence ATGTCCGCGGATACTCAGTGCGACGTCCTCCTGGTCGAAGACGATCCGGGCGACGCGACCCTCGTGGAGGAGGCGTTCGCAGCGACGGCGGGGGACACTCGTCTCCGGGTCGCCGACGACGGCTACGAGGCGCTACACTACCTGAAACGGGCCGGAAACGCCGACCCGAATGCGCTCCCCGATCTCGCGCTCGTGGATCTACAGCTGCCGGGAAAGGACGGCTGCGAACTGCTCGAGGCAATCAGAGCGGATCCACAGCTCCGGTGTCTCCCCGTGATCATGCTCACCGGCTCGGACGACGCGGACGACGTCCGCCGCTGTTACGAGGCGTCGGCGAACGCGTATCTCACGAAGCCGACGGATCTCGACGGGTACGTGGGAGTCGCGGAGTTGATCGAGCGGTTCTGGTTCGACCACGTCCAGTTGCCGCCAGTCTCGCAGTCCCCGTAA
- a CDS encoding PAS domain S-box protein codes for MSDRGDSSERRVPVVGGEPPSRRQFRTLVETVDGGVFQFDGDGRIVAIDDSLAELVGLGPEATEQAKRNGCRDRLLGNSVADLAADSDRELLEAALAEKEGDADGDGDDDGEDGITELEITIRTRRDDPIPCTLRLNDGREPRSDGGADETDESRGFGIVRPMVRDDDAEAGPTASAAIDPIMEALETANVGAFVLDSDFDVAWLNEATERYFGIERGDVVGRSKRDLIEGQIRERIADEDADEFVDTVLATYDDNSSVERFECRVTDGSDDGVRWLEHRSKPIESGPYEGGRVELYYDVTDQRQRALQLRRLNEAVRDWLECDTWDEVAERACRSLQDVLGLEINGVYRYDEEGETLRPTAKSDRAEDLFDDLPAFDAGDGIAWRVFETGDLELYEDVRAAPNVFNPETPIRSEIVLPIGNHGVLIVGSERADAFGDEEVSLSKIVASSLEVIFDRLGHERRLQREQAQTEELLRTAPVGIAVEDADGETVLANRYATESLGLPAGTSFEEIVTGDREVYDAEGGPLEAVDAPSARARRSGEPVVDQELVLVDETGRQRWFSVNAAPVTDPDGAVERVVIAAEDVTERKQRERRLERRKSELETQLSEILGRVSDAFVAVDSDWRFTHANERAAEILGRSGQPDGLLGETLWELYPGKTDPVRRRFRDAMRTQRPVSFERYVDALDSWLEFNVYPSETGLSVYFRNVTERKERERELRRYETIVETVEDGIYVLGGDERFTTVNEAYTEITGYGREGLLGAHASLVANESVMEYAREVAADDDASTIETEIESASGDSVPVEATVTSLRRIDGERERIGVVRDITERKERERQLEASEQRYRTLVQNFPDGIVALYDENLEYTAAGGGLLEEVGTDPETVIGQTVPERYSEELVEEIEPHFRAALEGEERTFEVDYRGRELSARTLPVRIGEEVDAGMIVARDVTERNEYQRKLEESNERLEQFAYAASHDLQEPLRMGTSYLQLLERRYGDALDEDGEEFLAYAVDGAERMKAMIDGLLEYSRVETRGDPLEQVDLNAVLEDVRDDLTVQLAEADADVEVDSLPRVRGDADQLRQVFQNLLSNAVEYSGDEPPRIEVTAEENPGEGTWTVAVSDEGVGIDPADQERIFEVFQRLEGTGRGSGTGIGLALCKRIVERHGGEIAVESEPGEGTTFYVTLPAADEV; via the coding sequence ATGAGCGATCGTGGTGACTCGAGCGAGCGACGGGTCCCGGTCGTCGGCGGGGAACCCCCGTCCCGCCGGCAGTTCCGGACCCTCGTCGAGACCGTCGACGGCGGCGTCTTCCAGTTCGACGGCGACGGTCGCATCGTCGCGATCGACGACAGTCTCGCCGAGTTGGTCGGACTCGGTCCCGAAGCGACCGAGCAGGCGAAGCGAAACGGATGCCGCGACCGATTGCTGGGCAATTCCGTCGCCGACCTGGCGGCGGACTCAGACCGCGAGCTTCTCGAGGCGGCACTGGCGGAAAAAGAGGGAGACGCGGACGGCGACGGCGACGACGACGGCGAGGACGGCATAACAGAACTCGAGATCACGATTCGGACTCGTCGCGACGACCCGATCCCGTGTACCCTCCGGCTGAACGACGGCCGAGAACCGCGATCGGACGGCGGCGCCGACGAGACCGACGAGAGCCGCGGGTTCGGCATCGTCCGGCCGATGGTCCGAGACGACGACGCCGAGGCCGGGCCGACGGCATCCGCGGCGATCGATCCGATCATGGAGGCCCTCGAGACGGCGAACGTCGGCGCGTTCGTTCTCGACTCCGATTTCGACGTCGCCTGGCTCAACGAGGCGACGGAGCGGTACTTCGGCATCGAGCGGGGCGACGTCGTCGGGCGGAGCAAACGGGACCTCATCGAGGGCCAGATCCGAGAACGCATCGCCGACGAGGACGCCGACGAGTTCGTCGACACCGTTCTCGCGACGTACGACGACAACAGCAGCGTCGAACGCTTCGAGTGCCGGGTGACCGACGGGAGCGACGACGGGGTGCGCTGGCTCGAGCACCGAAGCAAACCCATCGAGAGTGGCCCCTACGAGGGTGGCCGGGTGGAGCTCTACTACGACGTGACCGACCAGCGCCAGCGTGCGTTGCAGTTGCGGCGGCTGAACGAAGCCGTCCGCGACTGGCTCGAGTGTGACACCTGGGACGAGGTCGCCGAACGGGCGTGTCGGAGCCTGCAGGACGTCCTCGGCCTCGAGATCAACGGCGTCTACCGCTACGACGAGGAGGGCGAGACGCTTCGACCGACCGCCAAGTCCGACCGGGCCGAGGACCTGTTCGACGACCTGCCCGCGTTCGACGCGGGCGATGGGATCGCCTGGCGGGTCTTCGAGACCGGCGACCTCGAGCTTTACGAGGACGTCCGGGCTGCCCCGAACGTCTTCAACCCCGAGACGCCGATCCGCAGCGAGATCGTCCTCCCGATCGGCAACCACGGGGTGCTCATCGTCGGCTCCGAGCGTGCCGACGCGTTCGGCGACGAGGAGGTCTCGCTTTCGAAGATCGTCGCCTCGAGCCTCGAGGTGATCTTCGATCGACTCGGACACGAACGTCGGCTGCAACGCGAGCAGGCCCAGACCGAGGAACTCCTGCGAACGGCGCCGGTCGGGATCGCCGTCGAGGACGCCGACGGCGAGACGGTCCTCGCGAACCGCTACGCGACGGAATCGCTCGGCTTGCCGGCGGGAACGAGCTTCGAAGAGATCGTGACCGGGGACCGGGAGGTTTACGACGCCGAGGGCGGTCCCCTCGAAGCGGTGGACGCGCCGTCGGCCCGTGCCAGACGGTCCGGCGAACCGGTCGTCGATCAGGAACTCGTCCTCGTGGACGAGACGGGACGCCAGCGGTGGTTCTCCGTCAACGCGGCACCTGTCACCGACCCCGACGGCGCCGTCGAACGCGTCGTCATCGCCGCGGAGGACGTCACCGAGCGCAAGCAACGTGAGCGCCGGCTCGAGCGCCGCAAGAGCGAACTCGAGACGCAACTGAGCGAGATCCTGGGCCGCGTCTCGGACGCGTTCGTCGCCGTCGACAGCGACTGGCGGTTCACCCACGCCAACGAGCGGGCGGCCGAGATTCTCGGCCGCTCCGGGCAACCGGACGGCCTCCTCGGCGAGACCCTGTGGGAGCTGTACCCCGGGAAGACGGATCCCGTCCGGCGTCGGTTCCGCGATGCCATGCGGACCCAGCGGCCGGTCAGCTTCGAGCGGTACGTCGACGCGCTCGACTCGTGGCTCGAGTTCAACGTCTACCCCTCCGAGACCGGGCTCTCGGTGTACTTCCGGAACGTCACCGAGCGCAAGGAGCGGGAACGGGAACTCAGACGATACGAGACGATCGTCGAAACCGTCGAAGACGGCATCTACGTACTCGGCGGCGACGAACGGTTCACGACCGTCAACGAGGCCTATACGGAGATCACCGGCTACGGCCGCGAGGGGCTGCTCGGCGCGCACGCCTCCCTGGTCGCCAACGAATCGGTCATGGAGTACGCCCGGGAAGTCGCGGCCGACGACGACGCGTCGACGATCGAGACCGAAATCGAGAGCGCGTCCGGCGACTCCGTCCCGGTCGAAGCGACGGTCACGAGCCTGCGCCGGATCGACGGCGAGCGCGAGCGGATCGGCGTCGTCCGCGATATCACCGAGCGCAAGGAACGCGAGCGGCAACTCGAGGCCAGCGAGCAGCGGTACCGGACCCTCGTGCAGAACTTCCCGGACGGTATCGTCGCGCTCTACGACGAGAACCTCGAGTATACGGCCGCCGGCGGCGGGTTGCTCGAGGAAGTCGGCACCGACCCGGAGACGGTGATCGGACAGACCGTCCCCGAGCGGTATTCCGAGGAACTCGTCGAGGAGATCGAACCCCACTTCCGAGCCGCCCTCGAGGGGGAGGAACGCACCTTCGAGGTCGACTACCGCGGCCGGGAGCTGTCCGCCCGGACGCTCCCGGTCCGGATCGGCGAGGAGGTCGACGCGGGCATGATCGTTGCCCGGGACGTCACCGAACGCAACGAGTACCAGCGCAAGCTCGAAGAGTCGAACGAGCGGTTGGAGCAGTTCGCGTACGCGGCTTCCCACGACCTGCAGGAGCCGTTGCGGATGGGGACGAGCTACCTGCAGTTGCTCGAGCGTCGGTACGGCGACGCCCTCGACGAGGACGGCGAGGAGTTCCTCGCGTACGCGGTCGACGGCGCCGAGCGGATGAAGGCGATGATCGACGGCCTGCTGGAGTACTCCCGGGTCGAAACCAGGGGAGACCCGCTCGAGCAGGTCGACCTGAACGCCGTTCTCGAGGACGTGCGGGACGATCTGACGGTGCAACTCGCCGAGGCGGACGCGGACGTCGAGGTCGATTCGCTCCCGCGAGTTCGAGGCGACGCGGATCAACTCCGGCAGGTGTTCCAGAACCTGTTGTCAAACGCCGTCGAGTACAGCGGTGACGAACCGCCGCGGATCGAGGTCACCGCGGAGGAAAACCCCGGCGAGGGGACCTGGACCGTCGCCGTCAGCGACGAGGGAGTGGGGATCGACCCAGCGGACCAGGAGCGGATCTTCGAGGTATTTCAGCGGCTCGAGGGTACCGGGCGGGGCTCCGGCACGGGGATCGGGCTGGCGCTGTGCAAGCGGATCGTCGAGCGCCACGGCGGCGAGATCGCCGTCGAGTCGGAACCCGGCGAGGGAACGACGTTCTACGTGACGCTCCCGGCGGCCGACGAGGTCTGA
- a CDS encoding O-methyltransferase: protein MVDVLADEIKAFVRAVGPEPDETLVEMDEFAEREGFPHVGPEVGAVLRLLARLTDAERIFEFGSGYGYSAYWLAEALPDDGEIVLTEVDEDELELAREYMAAGGYDDLARYELGDALETIEAYDGPFDAVLIDHQKGRYVDAFEAVRSKVPQGGVVVADNAVTAGIIEFDKLREIVEEDADPDALEANEHTRGIADYLARVREDPEFETVLLPLGEGIAVSYRVA, encoded by the coding sequence ATGGTCGACGTACTTGCCGACGAAATCAAGGCGTTCGTCCGGGCGGTCGGTCCGGAGCCGGACGAGACGCTCGTCGAGATGGACGAGTTCGCCGAGCGCGAGGGGTTTCCCCACGTCGGGCCCGAGGTCGGGGCCGTCCTCCGGTTGCTCGCCCGGCTGACCGACGCCGAGCGGATCTTCGAGTTCGGCTCTGGCTACGGCTACTCGGCCTACTGGCTCGCCGAGGCCCTCCCCGACGACGGCGAGATCGTTCTGACCGAAGTCGACGAGGACGAACTCGAGCTGGCCCGCGAGTACATGGCCGCGGGCGGTTACGACGATCTCGCCCGGTACGAACTCGGGGACGCCCTCGAGACGATCGAGGCCTACGACGGCCCGTTCGACGCCGTGCTGATCGACCACCAGAAGGGCCGGTACGTGGACGCTTTCGAGGCCGTCCGCTCGAAGGTCCCACAGGGGGGCGTCGTCGTCGCGGACAACGCCGTGACTGCCGGGATCATCGAGTTCGACAAACTGCGAGAAATCGTCGAGGAGGACGCCGATCCCGACGCGCTCGAGGCCAACGAACACACCAGGGGGATCGCCGACTACCTGGCGCGGGTGCGGGAAGATCCGGAGTTCGAGACCGTTCTCCTGCCGCTGGGCGAGGGAATCGCGGTCAGCTACCGCGTCGCGTAG
- a CDS encoding M20 family metallo-hydrolase, with the protein MSTDRNADGIDKPVAVDAERLRSDLERNAEFGAIDAEEGRGRTVLTGTEPNRRARDYLVDRLEDAGLSVSVDAVGNVVGTWTPDSADPDSAPVAAGSHLDSVPEGGIFDGPLGVYAALEAVRMLQESDVEPARPVAVVSFTEEEGTRFAGGMLGSSVATGHRSVEDALAVTDDEGTTLEDALAEIGYRGEGRLEADQWDGFLELHVEQDTRLEERGIPVGVVSTITGIVHATARFVGEADHAGTTAMADRTDALAAASEFVLDIERAGREFAMDGRDGETETGTAVATVGKSHVTPNATNVVPGAVELGVDLRDVEAATMDRLLERARRCLARLEADRGVETDLEVELEVEPAPMSERCREAVAAGADAAGVDSLSMHSGAAHDAMYVSRVTDAGMLFAPSEDGLSHTPREWTDWADCATAARVLGEAIARLAGE; encoded by the coding sequence ATGAGCACGGATCGAAACGCGGACGGGATCGATAAACCGGTCGCGGTCGACGCGGAGCGCCTCCGCTCCGACCTCGAGCGAAACGCCGAGTTCGGCGCGATCGACGCCGAGGAGGGGCGGGGCCGGACGGTCCTCACCGGTACGGAGCCGAACCGCCGGGCTCGCGACTACCTCGTCGATCGCCTCGAGGACGCGGGCCTCAGCGTCTCGGTCGACGCCGTGGGGAACGTCGTCGGCACCTGGACGCCCGACTCGGCCGACCCCGACTCGGCGCCGGTCGCGGCCGGGAGCCACCTCGACTCGGTGCCCGAAGGCGGCATCTTCGACGGACCGCTGGGCGTCTACGCCGCGCTCGAGGCGGTCCGCATGCTGCAGGAAAGCGACGTCGAACCCGCGCGGCCGGTCGCGGTCGTTTCGTTCACCGAAGAGGAGGGGACCCGGTTCGCCGGCGGAATGCTCGGCTCGTCGGTCGCGACCGGCCATCGCTCCGTCGAGGACGCGCTCGCGGTGACCGACGACGAGGGGACGACCCTCGAGGACGCGCTCGCGGAGATCGGCTATCGCGGGGAGGGTCGGCTCGAGGCCGACCAGTGGGACGGCTTCCTCGAACTCCACGTCGAACAGGACACCCGACTCGAGGAGCGCGGGATTCCGGTCGGCGTCGTCTCGACGATCACGGGCATCGTCCACGCGACTGCGCGGTTCGTCGGGGAAGCCGACCACGCGGGGACGACGGCGATGGCCGACCGGACGGATGCGCTGGCGGCGGCAAGCGAGTTCGTCCTGGACATAGAGCGGGCGGGACGGGAGTTCGCGATGGACGGCAGGGACGGCGAGACCGAAACCGGAACCGCCGTCGCCACCGTCGGCAAGAGCCACGTCACGCCGAACGCGACCAACGTCGTTCCCGGCGCGGTCGAACTGGGCGTCGATCTCCGGGACGTCGAGGCCGCGACGATGGACCGGCTCCTCGAGCGCGCCCGCCGCTGTCTCGCCCGCCTCGAGGCCGACCGCGGCGTCGAGACCGACCTCGAGGTCGAACTCGAGGTGGAGCCGGCCCCGATGAGCGAGCGGTGTCGGGAGGCGGTAGCGGCGGGTGCCGACGCCGCGGGCGTCGACTCGCTCTCGATGCACTCCGGCGCGGCCCACGACGCGATGTACGTCTCGCGGGTCACCGACGCCGGGATGCTCTTCGCGCCGTCCGAAGACGGGCTCTCGCACACACCCCGGGAATGGACCGATTGGGCGGACTGTGCGACCGCGGCGCGCGTGCTGGGCGAGGCGATCGCGCGTCTCGCCGGGGAGTAG
- a CDS encoding dCTP deaminase/dUTPase family protein, giving the protein MSAEHEREHPLVDSVDNLVYEPVQVHEHGIDLTASAIYRVAGPGRIDFGGDELEDADLEPVETTLRDPDDEYGWWDLEGGQYVVQHNEFLTDAEEPLWLQPRNELLARGGSHPSMQVVSHLPLIPLTVADGGLRLKENARISTLMPPGTPAGPSE; this is encoded by the coding sequence ATGTCCGCCGAACACGAACGCGAACACCCGCTGGTCGACTCCGTCGACAACCTGGTGTACGAACCCGTACAGGTCCACGAGCACGGGATCGACCTCACCGCGAGCGCGATCTACCGCGTCGCCGGTCCCGGCCGGATCGACTTCGGCGGCGACGAACTCGAGGACGCCGACCTCGAACCGGTCGAGACCACCCTCCGCGATCCGGACGACGAGTACGGGTGGTGGGACCTCGAGGGCGGCCAGTACGTCGTCCAGCACAACGAGTTCCTCACCGACGCGGAGGAGCCGCTGTGGCTCCAGCCCCGGAACGAACTGCTCGCTCGCGGCGGCTCGCACCCGTCGATGCAGGTGGTCTCGCACCTGCCGCTGATCCCGCTTACGGTCGCCGACGGCGGGCTCCGACTGAAGGAGAACGCGCGGATCTCGACGCTGATGCCGCCCGGAACGCCTGCTGGACCGTCGGAGTGA
- a CDS encoding universal stress protein, translated as MAIDTVLLAVGPMDTVRAEGLAETVLEIADPLGARVVIGHAFTAQEYEEFREDLGLEARLEDVDPDEVAAERAPVSDLADRFAEAGVDYEIRGSVGEIGDAVVDMARAVDADRIVVGGRRRSPAEKAVLGSVSQDIILQAPCPVTYFRDLDVME; from the coding sequence ATGGCAATCGATACAGTGCTACTGGCCGTCGGGCCGATGGACACGGTCCGGGCCGAGGGACTCGCCGAGACCGTCCTTGAGATCGCGGACCCGCTCGGGGCACGAGTGGTGATCGGACACGCGTTCACCGCACAGGAGTACGAGGAGTTCCGCGAGGATCTGGGCCTCGAGGCCCGCCTCGAGGACGTCGATCCCGACGAGGTCGCCGCCGAACGCGCGCCGGTAAGCGACCTCGCGGACCGGTTCGCGGAGGCGGGCGTCGACTACGAGATCCGCGGCTCCGTCGGCGAGATCGGCGACGCCGTCGTCGACATGGCACGAGCGGTCGACGCCGACCGGATCGTCGTCGGCGGTCGCCGCCGCTCGCCGGCGGAGAAGGCCGTCCTCGGGTCGGTCTCACAGGACATCATCCTCCAGGCCCCCTGTCCGGTGACGTACTTCCGGGATCTGGACGTAATGGAGTGA
- a CDS encoding ROK family protein, protein MVYYAGVDLGATNLRAAVADGDGTTIGISRNATPRGPTGIDVTEGVLRTLREACGDAGIAPDAITAAGIGSIGPFDLAEGAVIDPANLPDSIDRIPLTGPIEKLIDSEEVYLHNDTTAGVIGERFHADRNPDDMVYITISSGIGAGVCCDGEILDGWDGNAGEVGHAIVDPRGRLTCGCGRDGHWEAYCSGNGIPDFVRLLAEDDPTIDTDLPLEDPDFTAKDVFELAGEDDLADYAIDQLAHWNAIGVTNVVHSFAPLLVSFGGAVALHNEELVVDRIRERVSEMVMTNVPEIRVTDHGDDVVLEGALASAMTEGTGDRKRLAD, encoded by the coding sequence ATGGTCTACTACGCCGGCGTCGACCTCGGCGCGACGAACCTGCGGGCGGCCGTCGCCGACGGCGACGGGACCACGATCGGTATCAGCCGTAACGCCACGCCACGCGGTCCGACGGGCATCGACGTGACTGAGGGCGTCCTGCGAACGCTCCGTGAGGCGTGTGGCGACGCCGGGATCGCTCCCGACGCGATCACTGCCGCTGGGATCGGCTCGATCGGTCCGTTCGACCTCGCGGAGGGCGCGGTGATCGACCCCGCCAACCTGCCGGACTCGATCGACCGCATCCCGCTTACGGGCCCGATCGAGAAACTGATCGACAGCGAGGAGGTCTACCTCCACAACGACACGACCGCCGGCGTCATCGGCGAGCGGTTTCACGCCGATCGCAACCCCGACGATATGGTCTACATCACGATCTCCTCGGGGATCGGCGCAGGCGTCTGTTGTGACGGCGAAATCCTCGACGGCTGGGACGGTAACGCGGGCGAGGTCGGCCACGCCATCGTCGACCCGCGCGGTCGGCTGACCTGTGGCTGCGGGCGCGACGGCCACTGGGAGGCGTACTGCTCGGGCAACGGCATTCCGGACTTCGTGCGGTTGCTGGCCGAGGACGACCCCACGATCGACACCGACCTCCCGCTCGAGGACCCCGACTTCACCGCGAAAGACGTCTTCGAGTTGGCCGGCGAGGACGACCTAGCCGACTACGCGATCGACCAACTTGCCCACTGGAACGCGATCGGCGTCACCAACGTGGTCCACTCGTTCGCGCCCCTTCTGGTCTCGTTCGGCGGCGCGGTCGCGTTGCACAACGAGGAACTCGTCGTCGACCGCATCCGCGAGCGCGTCTCCGAGATGGTGATGACCAACGTCCCCGAGATTCGCGTGACCGACCACGGGGACGACGTCGTCCTCGAGGGGGCGCTGGCCAGCGCGATGACCGAGGGGACGGGCGACCGGAAACGGCTCGCGGATTGA